In Numida meleagris isolate 19003 breed g44 Domestic line chromosome 3, NumMel1.0, whole genome shotgun sequence, the following are encoded in one genomic region:
- the LOC110396898 gene encoding cytochrome P450 2K4-like — MDWASLVPEALLFILVLLLILKAQHFWRSQMREKSPPGPQPLPIIGNLHIMDLKKPGQTLLQLSETYGPVFTVQMGLRKVVVLAGYDTVKEALVNHADAFAGRPKLPIIEKTGKGKGVVFSHGENWKVMRRFTLTTLRDFGMGKKVIEDHIVEEYGYLADIIESQKGKPLEISQLMNAAVANVIVSILLGKRFDYEDPTFKRLVSLVNENMTLLGSPSVSLYNVFPILGFFLKNSKSFIENVKEFNDFIRVTFTKYLKVLDRNDQRSFIDAFLVRQQEENGKANTFFNNENLTEIVRNLFIAGTDTTATTLCWGLLLMMKYPEIQKKVQEEIDQVIGSNPPRTEHRTKMPYTDAVVHEIQRFADILPLNLPHETTKDVSLKGYFIPKGTYVIPLLNSVLHDKTQWEKPGSFHPEHFLNSEGKFVKKDAFIPFSTGRRICAGETLAKMELFLFFTSLLQRFTFQPPPGVSPSDLDLSATTRFVVAPVTHELCAVLRS, encoded by the exons ATGGATTGGGCCAGCCTTGTTCCTGAGGCGTTACTGTTTATCCTCGTTCTCCTGCTGATTTTGAAAGCACAACATTTCTGGAGGAGCCAAATGAGAGAGAAATCTCCCCCAGGACCCCAGCCTTTACCCATCATTGGAAATCTGCACATCATGGATCTAAAGAAACCTGGCCAGACACTGTTACAG CTGTCTGAAACATATGGCCCTGTGTTCACAGTTCAGATGGGACTAAGGAAAGTGGTGGTGCTGGCAGGGTATGACACAGTGAAGGAAGCTCTGGTGAATCATGCAGATGCATTTGCAGGGAGACCTAAATTACCAATTATAgaaaaaacagggaaaggaaaag gagTTGTATTTTCTCAtggagaaaactggaaagtgATGCGAAGATTTACACTTACAACCTTGCGGGACTTCGGGATGGGAAAGAAGGTCATAGAAGATCATATTGTAGAAGAGTATGGATACCTGGCAGACATAATTGAGTCACAGAAAG GGAAGCCTCTTGAGATAAGTCAGTTGATGAATGCTGCTGTTGCTAATGTCATTGTATCCATATTGCTTGGAAAGCGGTTTGACTATGAAGACCCCACATTCAAAAGACTCGTGTCATTGGTGAATGAAAATATGACGCTTCTTGGAAGTCCATCAGTGTCG CTGTACAATGTATTCCCCATCCTTGGATTCTTCCTGAAGAACAGCAAATCTTTCATTGAGAATGTAAAAGAATTCAATGATTTTATCAGGGTTACTTTCACAAAATATCTCAAAGTCCTGGACAGAAATGACCAGAGGAGCTTCATTGATGCTTTTCTTGTCAGACAACAAGAG gagaatggAAAGGCCAATACATTTTTCAATAATGAAAACTTAACTGAGATTGTGAGAAATCTGTTTATAGCTGGCACGGATACCACAGCCACCACTTTGTGCTGGGGCCTTCTGCTCATGATGAAATATCCTGAAATTCAGA aaaaagtCCAGGAAGAGATAGATCAAGTGATAGGATCAAACCCCCCAAGAACCGAGCATCGAACTAAAATGCCATATACCGACGCTGTTGTACATGAAATTCAGAGGTTCGCTGATATCCTGCCATTGAACTTGCCTCATGAGACTACCAAAGACGTCTCTCTCAAAGGCTATTTCATTCCCAAG GGAACCTATGTCATCCCCTTGCTCAACTCCGTCCTGCACGACAAAACCCAGTGGGAGAAACCAGGCTCCTTCCACCCTGAGCATTTCCTCAACTCGGAGGGGAAGTTTGTAAAGAAAGAtgctttcattcctttttcaaCAG GACGGAGGATCTGTGCCGGTGAGACTCTTGCCAAAATGgagctcttcctcttcttcaccaGCCTCCTGCAGAGGTTCACCTTCCAGCCTCCTCCCGGAGTTTCCCCCTCAGACCTGGACCTCTCTGCCACCACTAGGTTTGTTGTTGCCCCAGTAACTCAtgagctctgtgcagtgctacGTTCCTAG
- the LOC110396897 gene encoding cytochrome P450 2K1-like codes for MDWSNCTTVGLVFILTFLFIMKIGGVWSNHRRKNFPPGPRALPIIGNLHLFDLKRPYRTYLQLSKEYGPVFSVQMGQRKIVVISGYETVKEALVNQADAFAERPKIPVFEDLTRGNGVVFAHGENWKVMRRFTLTTLRDFGMGKRAIEDRIVEEYGYLTDSIGSQEGKPFDASKIINAAVANIIVSILLGKRFDYKDARFIRLRHLINESVRLAGKPLVTMYNLFPYLGFLLRANKTLLKNRDEFHAYIKDTFLENLKTLDKNHQRSFIDAFLVKQQEEKSTTNGYFHNGNLLSLVSNLFTAGVETISTTLNWSFLLMLKYPEIQRKVQEEIDQVIGSNPPRMEHRTQMPYTDAVIHEIQRFANILPLDLPHETAEDVTLKDYFIPKGTYIIPLLTSVLQDKSQWEKPDMFYPEHFLDSKGKFVKKDAFMPFSAGRRICAGETLAKMELFLFFTSLLQRFTFQPPPGVSPSDLDLSPAISFNIVPKPYEICAVARS; via the exons ATGGACTGGAGCAACTGCACTACCGTGGGTTTAGTGTTCATCCTGACTTTTTTGTTCATTATGAAAATTGGAGGTGTCTGGAGTAACCACCGGAGAAAGAATTTCCCCCCAGGACCAAGGGCATTACCCATCATTGGAAATCTTCATTTGTTTGATTTGAAGAGACCCTACAGGACTTATCTACAG CTATCAAAAGAATATGGTCCTGTCTTCAGTGTTCAGATGGGGCAAAGGAAAATAGTAGTGATCTCTGGGTATGAGACAGTGAAGGAAGCTCTCGTAAACCAGGCAGATGCATTTGCAGAGAGACCTAAAATCCCAGTCTTTGAAGATCTGACCAGAGGAAATG GAGTTGTTTTTGCTCATGGTGAAAACTGGAAAGTGATGAGAAGATTTACTCTCACAACCTTACGAGACTTCGGGATGGGAAAAAGAGCCATTGAGGACCGCATTGTGGAGGAGTATGGGTATTTGACAGACAGCATTGGGTCACAAGAAG GAAAACCCTTTGATGCTagtaaaataattaatgcaGCAGTTGCTAACATAATTGTGTCAATACTACTTGGAAAACGATTTGACTACAAAGATGCCAGATTTATAAGGCTTCGACATTTGATCAATGAAAGCGTGAGGCTTGCAGGGAAACCTTTGGTTACG ATGTATAACCTCTTCCCATACCTTGGATTCCTCTTGAGGGCCAACAAGACTCTTCTCAAAAACAGAGATGAATTCCATGCTTATATAAAAGATACTTTTCTAGAAAATCTCAAAACTCTGGACAAAAACCATCAAAGAAGTTTCATTGACGCTTTCCTTGTTAAACAGCAGGAG gagaaatcCACTACCAATGGATATTTCCATAATGGCAACCTGCTAAGCTTGGTGAGCAacttgttcactgctggtgttGAGACGATTTCCACCACACTAAATTGGAGCTTTCTGCTGATGCTCAAGTACCCTGAAATTCAGA GAAAGGTCCAAGAAGAGATAGATCAAGTGATCGGGTCAAACCCTCCACGAATGGAGCACCGAACTCAAATGCCATATACAGATGCTGTTATCCACGAAATTCAGCGGTTTGCTAATATCCTGCCATTGGATTTGCCTCATGAGACTGCTGAAGATGTCACTCTCAAAGACTATTTCATTCCCAAG GGAACCTACATCATCCCCTTGCTGACCTCAGTCCTGCAAGACAAATCCCAGTGGGAGAAACCAGACATGTTCTATCCCGAACACTTTCTCGATTCCAAGGGAAAGTTTGTGAAGAAAGATGCTTTCATGCCATTTTCAGCAG GGCGGAGGATCTGTGCCGGTGAGACTCTTGCCAAAATGgagctcttcctcttcttcaccaGCCTCCTGCAGAGGTTCACCTTCCAGCCTCCTCCCGGAGTTTCCCCCTCAGACCTGGACCTCAGCCCTgctatttcatttaatattgtCCCCAAACCCTATGAAATCTGTGCTGTAGCACGTTCTTAG
- the CENPQ gene encoding centromere protein Q, translated as MKRRRASSSEKGEVTDEETVRKPTKSHNQQRPTGQEKGMGEEGRKKAQKRKHIARTVERRDEEHEDSSSAGEKGHSKKVKLSSAKLASWQPLSESSRKFLESVMNSGILSILCQQNKEKEDVQKHLNLLAERMLRTFKTLKVPSGKLSNLNNILSLQVAQKQMLEMNETALVELQEEINEAEKSAEHTEETIQRLQHDIQVLKNELEVEEKKARKLFREGDTKELHLPELPKRSLQAPTLQEEILMVKNQKGLLEDMNTIQQSADMRNMLTFIEKIYEKVDFI; from the exons ATGAAGCGCCGCCGTGCATCTTCCAGTGAAAAGGGAGAGGTCACCGATGAGGAAACAGTGAGAAAACCCACCAAGTCACATAACCAGCAGCGACCTACCGGCCAAGAGAAGGGAAtgggggaagaaggaagaaaaaaagctcaaaaaagaAAG catatCGCTCGGACAGTCGAAAGGAGAGATGAGGAACATGAGGACTCTTCCTCTGCAG GCGAAAAAGGTCATTCAAAAAAAGTGAAGCTATCCAGTGCTAAGCTAGCATCGTGGCAACCGCtctcagagagcagcaggaagtTTCTGGAAAGTGTAATGAACTCAGGAATACT atctATTTTGTGCCAACAAaataaggagaaagaagatgTTCAGAAACACCTCAATTTGCTGGCAGAAAG gatGCTGAGAACCTTCAAGACCCTAAAGGTACCCTCAGGGAAGCTGAGCAACCTGAACAACATCCTGAGCCTTCAAGtggcacagaaacaaatgctTGAGATGAACGAAACAGCTTTGGTGGAATTGCAG gaagaaataaatgaagctgAGAAATCAGCAGAACATACAGAAGAAACTATACAGAGACTGCAGCATGACATCCAGGTGCTCAAGAATGAGTTAgaggtagaagaaaaaaaggccagGAAG cTGTTCCGGGAAGGTGACACTAAAGAACTCCACCTTCCAGAACTCCCCAAACGCAGCTTACAGGCACCCACTTTGCAG gaagaaattttgaTGGTAAAAAATCAGAAGGGTCTTTTAGAGGATATGAACACTATTCAGCAGTCAGCTGATATGAGGAATATGTTGACCTTCATTGAAAAGATCTATGAGAAGGTGGACTTCATTTGA